One stretch of Pigmentiphaga aceris DNA includes these proteins:
- a CDS encoding Do family serine endopeptidase — protein MPQSMSRRFARHSMLMLFAAFAMLMGSIAQAQTRGLPDFTDLVDQADPAVVNIRTSAKISARGPAPGGQDPAELFKWFFGPDFEMPGQGNGPGTTPRGPRGGGGGGGEEREVPRGVGSGFFISNDGFILTNHHVVAGADEITVTLTDRREFKAKIIGSDQRTDVALIKIEATGLTPLRIGDPSTLRKGEWVMAIGSPFGLDSTVTAGIVSAKGRDTGDYLPFIQTDVAVNPGNSGGPLLNMRGEVIGINSQIISRNGGFMGISLAIPIDDAMRVVEQLRASGRVVRGRIGVQIGEVTRDIVEALGLKTQQGALVRAIEKGSPAEKAGIQPGDVVLKFGDRTIERLSDLPRAVGDTKPGVSVPVQVWRLGNSRTVNVVVTELQADKDAKVPTPGKAPDEPKNQIDTLGLAVIEVPAARRAELSIQGGVQVQTVEGAAERAGIRPGDIVMALGTTEIVNVNQYRTLTAKLEKGKTYGLLVRRDELTQWVTVKLAK, from the coding sequence ATGCCACAGTCCATGTCGCGGCGCTTTGCGCGTCACAGCATGCTCATGCTGTTTGCCGCGTTTGCCATGCTGATGGGTTCGATTGCACAAGCCCAGACGCGTGGTTTGCCTGACTTTACCGATCTGGTCGATCAGGCCGACCCCGCTGTCGTGAATATCCGTACCAGTGCGAAAATATCCGCACGCGGCCCCGCGCCTGGCGGCCAAGACCCCGCTGAACTGTTCAAATGGTTCTTCGGCCCCGATTTCGAAATGCCCGGTCAGGGCAATGGCCCTGGCACCACGCCGCGTGGTCCTCGTGGTGGCGGCGGTGGTGGTGGCGAAGAACGTGAAGTCCCGCGTGGCGTGGGCTCGGGTTTCTTCATCTCCAATGACGGTTTCATTCTGACCAACCACCACGTGGTGGCAGGTGCCGACGAGATTACGGTCACGCTGACCGATCGCCGTGAGTTCAAGGCCAAGATCATTGGCTCGGACCAACGTACCGACGTGGCGCTGATCAAGATCGAAGCCACGGGCCTGACCCCGCTGCGTATCGGTGATCCAAGCACCTTGCGCAAGGGCGAATGGGTCATGGCCATCGGTTCGCCGTTCGGCCTGGATTCGACCGTCACCGCTGGCATCGTCAGTGCGAAGGGTCGTGACACGGGCGATTATCTGCCGTTCATCCAGACTGACGTAGCCGTCAATCCGGGCAACTCGGGTGGTCCTTTGCTGAACATGCGCGGTGAAGTGATCGGCATCAATTCGCAGATCATCTCGCGCAACGGTGGCTTCATGGGCATCTCGCTGGCGATCCCGATCGACGACGCCATGCGTGTGGTGGAACAACTGCGCGCATCCGGTCGTGTGGTCCGTGGCCGTATCGGCGTGCAGATCGGCGAAGTCACCCGTGACATCGTTGAAGCCTTGGGCCTGAAAACCCAGCAAGGCGCATTGGTTCGTGCCATCGAAAAGGGTAGCCCGGCAGAAAAGGCTGGCATCCAGCCTGGCGACGTGGTTCTGAAGTTTGGCGATCGCACAATCGAGCGTTTGTCCGATCTGCCGCGCGCCGTGGGTGACACCAAGCCGGGCGTCAGCGTGCCGGTGCAGGTGTGGCGTCTGGGTAATTCCCGCACCGTCAACGTGGTGGTTACCGAGCTTCAGGCCGACAAGGATGCCAAGGTGCCCACCCCGGGCAAGGCACCCGACGAGCCCAAGAACCAGATCGACACCTTGGGCTTGGCCGTGATCGAAGTGCCGGCTGCACGTCGCGCTGAACTGAGCATCCAGGGTGGTGTGCAGGTGCAGACCGTGGAAGGCGCAGCGGAACGTGCTGGTATTCGTCCGGGTGATATCGTGATGGCCTTGGGTACCACGGAAATCGTCAACGTCAACCAGTACCGCACGCTGACCGCGAAGCTGGAAAAGGGTAAAACCTACGGCTTGCTGGTGCGCCGCGACGAACTGACCCAATGGGTTACCGTCAAGCTCGCCAAGTAA
- a CDS encoding MucB/RseB C-terminal domain-containing protein yields MSWLLCSVVAAGFLAHGSVAFATPPQTDGNDLSVLRRIQAAAQKLDYSGTYTYQQGSFMQSSRLTHVVDATGEHERLEILDGVPTEFIRHNEEVQCLIPDKQLIVIEDRPTRERFPGVLLGSVEALGDRYRLSIKPEPQRVADRDCQAISLTPVDSERYGYLLCADVESGLLLKAKTVDANGEVLEQLAFTSLTVGVGVDRSKLKSKWSTKDWTVQRTKVTPIDLASMGWNVGEVSGFRKVTEVKRSMGERSDVKQLVMADGMAAISVFIEPATDSHPQASGSMSRGAIHVFGRRYGEYWLTVLGEAPPETVRKVADSIVHQPASK; encoded by the coding sequence TTGTCCTGGTTGTTGTGCAGTGTGGTTGCAGCAGGCTTTCTGGCGCACGGCAGCGTGGCGTTTGCTACGCCGCCGCAAACCGATGGCAATGATCTGTCGGTGTTGCGCCGTATTCAGGCGGCTGCACAAAAACTTGATTACAGCGGTACCTATACTTATCAGCAGGGCAGCTTCATGCAGTCCTCGCGGCTTACCCATGTGGTCGATGCCACGGGCGAGCATGAGCGGCTGGAAATCCTCGACGGTGTGCCCACGGAATTCATTCGGCACAACGAAGAAGTGCAGTGCCTGATTCCCGACAAGCAATTGATCGTGATCGAGGATCGGCCCACCCGTGAGCGTTTCCCCGGTGTATTGCTGGGATCGGTGGAAGCCCTGGGCGATCGTTATCGCCTGTCGATCAAGCCCGAGCCGCAGCGTGTTGCCGACCGGGATTGTCAGGCCATCAGCCTCACGCCGGTCGACAGCGAACGTTACGGTTATCTGCTCTGTGCCGATGTCGAATCGGGTTTGCTGTTGAAGGCCAAAACGGTGGATGCCAATGGCGAGGTACTTGAACAGCTGGCGTTCACGTCCCTGACGGTGGGTGTTGGGGTTGACCGCAGCAAACTCAAGTCGAAGTGGTCGACCAAGGATTGGACCGTGCAACGCACGAAGGTGACGCCTATCGATCTGGCGTCCATGGGCTGGAACGTAGGTGAAGTGTCGGGCTTTCGCAAGGTGACCGAGGTCAAGCGGTCCATGGGCGAACGTTCGGACGTCAAGCAGTTGGTGATGGCTGACGGCATGGCTGCCATCTCGGTATTCATCGAGCCGGCTACCGATTCGCATCCGCAAGCGTCGGGGTCGATGTCGCGTGGTGCCATCCATGTATTCGGTCGTCGTTATGGCGAATACTGGCTGACGGTACTGGGTGAAGCACCGCCGGAAACCGTGCGCAAGGTCGCCGATTCGATTGTTCACCAACCCGCCTCGAAATAA
- a CDS encoding sigma-E factor negative regulatory protein yields MRQQNGSVVTAVAGNHGELVDSDSDMAWLSAFMDGETGDEDFSDALSKADARADWDVYHLIGDVMRSPALAQPLNAGFAAKVSATIAAEPAIVAAPRRNTTTRRRKFVTRYGLPGLAAAAAVASVTWMAQPYFLPGGSGTSSPAIASSVEAGRLPAGVQLADYLDAHRQYSGLNSVRQVSVSVGTTAAQR; encoded by the coding sequence ATGCGTCAACAAAACGGCTCGGTAGTCACGGCAGTTGCCGGTAATCATGGCGAACTCGTCGATTCAGATTCGGATATGGCGTGGTTGTCGGCATTCATGGACGGCGAAACTGGCGACGAGGACTTCTCCGACGCGCTGTCCAAGGCAGACGCCCGAGCAGACTGGGATGTCTATCACCTGATCGGTGATGTGATGCGCTCTCCGGCGCTGGCCCAACCGTTGAATGCCGGTTTTGCCGCCAAGGTATCTGCCACCATTGCCGCCGAGCCCGCCATTGTGGCTGCCCCGCGCCGAAACACGACAACGCGTCGCCGCAAGTTTGTCACCCGCTATGGTTTGCCCGGCTTGGCCGCTGCGGCCGCGGTGGCTTCGGTCACCTGGATGGCGCAGCCTTATTTCCTGCCGGGCGGATCGGGCACCAGCAGCCCGGCCATTGCCAGCAGCGTCGAGGCAGGTCGCCTGCCCGCCGGCGTGCAACTGGCTGACTATCTGGATGCCCATCGTCAATATTCCGGTTTGAATTCCGTACGCCAAGTGTCGGTGAGCGTCGGAACCACCGCAGCCCAGCGTTGA
- the rpoE gene encoding RNA polymerase sigma factor RpoE codes for MSEREADAILVERVQRGDKHAFELLVVKYQRKILRLLSRLIRDPSEIEDVAQEAFIKAYRALPQFRGESAFYTWLYRIAINTAKNHLVASGRRPSSPSEFETEDGETFDETDTLSDNNTPESVLASREIAETVNAAIEALPEELRSAIVLREIEGMSYEDIAVAMGCPIGTVRSRIFRAREAIASRLKPLLGNNDDRRW; via the coding sequence ATGAGCGAACGCGAAGCGGACGCCATCCTGGTTGAACGCGTACAGCGTGGCGACAAGCATGCTTTCGAGCTGCTGGTGGTCAAGTACCAGCGAAAAATTCTTCGGCTCCTGTCTCGACTGATTCGCGATCCCTCCGAGATCGAGGATGTCGCACAGGAAGCTTTCATCAAGGCTTACCGGGCCTTGCCGCAATTCCGGGGTGAAAGCGCGTTTTACACGTGGCTGTACCGGATCGCGATCAACACGGCGAAGAACCATTTAGTCGCGTCAGGACGCCGTCCGAGCTCTCCATCTGAATTTGAGACCGAGGATGGTGAAACTTTCGACGAAACCGACACCCTAAGTGATAACAACACGCCCGAATCAGTGTTGGCGAGCCGTGAAATTGCGGAAACCGTCAACGCGGCGATCGAAGCTCTGCCCGAAGAGCTGCGCTCGGCGATCGTGTTGCGGGAAATCGAGGGTATGAGTTACGAGGATATTGCCGTCGCCATGGGTTGTCCCATTGGTACCGTGCGATCCCGGATTTTCCGGGCGCGCGAGGCAATCGCGTCGCGACTCAAGCCCTTGCTGGGGAACAACGATGATCGTCGCTGGTAG
- a CDS encoding protein YgfX produces the protein MAAHASAAGLAPDAGFAVFTRLVPSRRAARLDLGLHGAIVLALGIAAAVWLPQASGAIMLLSIAVALVSWRRRVHRSMAGYRHLHISADGVWSLAPLARLDQPDRLLPDVLTRSPLGCVSVRGPCSGPATQTVSSTNVVLWSDSMSADAWRRLQICVARSAQFHAEGQ, from the coding sequence ATGGCTGCTCACGCCTCTGCGGCGGGGCTCGCACCTGATGCGGGCTTCGCCGTGTTTACCCGGTTGGTGCCGTCGCGGCGTGCCGCGCGGCTCGACTTGGGTCTGCATGGTGCGATCGTGCTTGCACTCGGCATTGCGGCGGCTGTCTGGCTGCCGCAAGCCAGTGGTGCAATCATGCTGCTGAGTATTGCGGTGGCGCTGGTTTCCTGGCGTCGTCGTGTCCATCGCAGCATGGCGGGATACCGCCACCTACATATTTCAGCAGACGGCGTATGGTCGCTTGCGCCCCTGGCGCGGCTGGACCAGCCAGATCGTCTGCTTCCCGATGTACTGACACGCTCACCACTGGGCTGTGTCAGCGTGCGCGGGCCGTGTTCCGGTCCGGCAACCCAAACCGTCTCTTCGACCAATGTGGTGTTGTGGTCCGACAGTATGTCGGCCGACGCCTGGCGCCGCCTGCAGATATGCGTGGCACGGTCGGCGCAGTTCCACGCGGAGGGCCAATGA
- the fabF gene encoding beta-ketoacyl-ACP synthase II, whose amino-acid sequence MKRRVVITGLGIVSPVGNDVPTAWDNIVNGRSGIDRITRFDTTGFNCEIAGEVRGFDIADYIPAKEARHMDTFIHYGMAAGIQAWRDAGIEVTEENAERIGVLIGSGIGGLPLIENTHQEYVDRGARRISPFFVPASIINMISGQLSIHYGFKGPNYSIVSACTTGLHCIGDAARLIEYGDADVMIAGGTEATVSPLGVGGFASARALSTRNDDPKTASRPFDRDRDGFVLGEGAGVMVLEEYEHAKARGARIYGEFAGYGMSADAHHITTPDRDGPRRGIRNALRNGGLNAEEVQYVNAHGTSTPLGDKNESEALKLAFGDHAKKLVVNSTKSMTGHLLGAAGGIEAIFTTLALYNQVSPPTINLFNQDPECDLDYCANEARPMKIDLAMSNSFGFGGTNGTMLVRKV is encoded by the coding sequence GTGAAGCGACGCGTCGTCATCACCGGTCTCGGCATCGTCTCGCCCGTGGGCAATGATGTGCCCACCGCCTGGGACAACATCGTCAACGGGCGGTCGGGCATCGACCGCATCACCCGTTTCGATACTACGGGCTTCAACTGCGAAATCGCAGGTGAAGTGCGCGGCTTTGACATTGCCGACTACATCCCCGCCAAAGAAGCCCGTCACATGGATACCTTCATCCATTACGGCATGGCGGCTGGCATCCAGGCATGGCGCGACGCCGGTATCGAGGTCACCGAAGAGAACGCCGAGCGTATCGGTGTCCTGATCGGTTCCGGTATCGGTGGTCTGCCCCTGATTGAAAACACGCACCAGGAATATGTCGATCGTGGCGCACGCCGCATTTCGCCGTTCTTCGTGCCGGCCTCGATCATCAACATGATCTCTGGCCAGTTGTCGATCCATTACGGCTTCAAAGGCCCGAATTATTCGATCGTGTCGGCGTGTACGACCGGTCTGCACTGCATCGGCGATGCTGCTCGTCTGATCGAGTACGGCGATGCCGACGTGATGATCGCTGGCGGCACCGAAGCAACCGTTTCGCCCCTGGGCGTGGGCGGCTTTGCCTCGGCACGTGCGCTGTCGACGCGCAACGACGATCCGAAGACGGCCTCGCGCCCCTTCGATCGCGATCGCGACGGCTTCGTGCTGGGCGAGGGCGCTGGTGTCATGGTGCTGGAAGAGTACGAGCACGCGAAGGCTCGCGGCGCGCGTATTTATGGTGAGTTCGCGGGTTACGGCATGAGCGCCGACGCCCACCACATCACCACGCCGGATCGTGACGGCCCGCGCCGTGGCATCCGCAACGCATTGCGCAACGGCGGCTTGAATGCCGAAGAAGTGCAGTACGTGAATGCGCACGGTACCTCGACGCCCCTGGGCGACAAGAACGAAAGCGAGGCATTGAAGCTTGCTTTCGGTGACCACGCCAAGAAGCTGGTGGTGAATTCGACCAAGTCCATGACCGGTCACCTTCTGGGTGCTGCGGGCGGGATCGAAGCGATCTTCACAACGCTGGCCCTGTATAACCAGGTCTCGCCTCCGACTATCAACCTGTTCAATCAGGACCCGGAATGCGATCTGGACTACTGCGCCAATGAGGCGCGGCCCATGAAGATCGATTTGGCCATGTCCAACTCGTTCGGATTCGGCGGGACCAACGGCACCATGCTCGTCCGCAAGGTCTGA
- the acpP gene encoding acyl carrier protein, with amino-acid sequence MSLDSIEQRVKKIVAEQLGVNEAEIKTESSFVDDLGADSLDMVELVMALEDEFETEIPDEEAEKITTVQQAIDYVSSHIKK; translated from the coding sequence ATGTCCCTAGACAGCATCGAACAGCGCGTCAAGAAGATCGTCGCTGAGCAACTCGGCGTGAACGAAGCCGAGATCAAGACCGAATCTTCTTTCGTCGACGACCTCGGTGCCGACTCCCTCGATATGGTTGAGCTGGTGATGGCTCTTGAAGACGAGTTCGAGACGGAAATCCCGGACGAAGAAGCCGAGAAGATCACCACGGTGCAACAGGCAATCGACTACGTCAGTTCGCACATCAAGAAGTAA
- the fabG gene encoding 3-oxoacyl-ACP reductase FabG produces the protein MELQGKVALVTGASRGIGKAIAAELASRGAIVVGTATTDGGAAKITEYLASAPAGSRGATLNVNDAASVDALIDQIGTELGGLHILVNNAGITRDTLAMRMKDDDWAAVIDTNLSSVFRISRAVLRGMMKAKWGRIINVTSVVGSSGNAGQANYAAAKAGVAGMSRALARELGSRNITVNCVAPGFIDTDMTKDLGEDQHKALLSQIPLGRLGLPEDIAHSVAFLASPAAGYVTGTTLHVNGGMYMS, from the coding sequence ATGGAATTGCAAGGAAAGGTCGCCCTGGTGACCGGCGCATCGCGCGGCATCGGTAAAGCCATTGCGGCAGAACTGGCCAGCCGTGGCGCAATCGTGGTCGGCACGGCCACCACCGATGGCGGCGCAGCCAAGATCACCGAATACCTCGCCTCGGCACCTGCGGGCAGCCGTGGTGCGACGCTGAACGTCAACGACGCAGCATCGGTTGACGCGCTGATCGACCAGATCGGCACGGAGCTTGGCGGCCTGCATATTCTCGTCAACAATGCTGGCATTACGCGCGATACGCTCGCAATGCGCATGAAAGACGATGACTGGGCTGCCGTCATCGACACCAACCTGTCTTCGGTTTTCCGCATCTCGCGCGCAGTGCTGCGCGGCATGATGAAGGCCAAGTGGGGTCGCATCATCAATGTGACCTCGGTCGTCGGTTCCAGCGGCAACGCAGGTCAGGCAAACTACGCGGCGGCCAAGGCCGGCGTCGCAGGTATGAGCCGTGCTCTTGCAAGAGAGCTGGGTAGCCGCAATATCACTGTGAACTGTGTCGCGCCGGGTTTCATCGATACCGACATGACCAAGGATCTGGGTGAAGACCAGCACAAGGCATTGCTGTCGCAAATCCCGTTGGGCCGTCTTGGTCTGCCGGAAGATATTGCACACAGCGTTGCATTCCTGGCATCGCCTGCAGCCGGTTACGTGACGGGTACCACCCTGCACGTAAATGGCGGCATGTATATGAGTTAA
- the fabD gene encoding ACP S-malonyltransferase, which translates to MTKKIAFVFPGQGSQAVGMLDAFAGNAAVADAVARAGAALGQDLGALIAHGPVEQLNLTTNTQPVMLTAGVAFFDAWRAAGGRMPDMVAGHSLGEYAALVAAGALSLEDAVRLVRIRADAMQRAVPVGTGGMAAILGLDDDTVRAVCAQSGQGEIVEAVNFNAPAQVVIAGHAAAVTRACEAAKAAGAKRALPLPVSAPFHSSLMRPAADELAAALAGITISAPSITVVNNVDVATPTDAAAIRDALVRQAWHPVRWVETVQFFKAQGVTHLIECGPGKVLAGLTKRIDGELTALAITDPASLDAALAAIA; encoded by the coding sequence ATGACCAAGAAAATTGCATTTGTCTTCCCCGGCCAGGGTTCACAAGCGGTCGGCATGCTCGACGCTTTCGCTGGCAATGCCGCAGTGGCTGACGCCGTTGCGCGTGCCGGCGCTGCGCTGGGGCAAGACCTGGGCGCATTGATCGCACATGGCCCGGTAGAACAGCTCAATCTGACCACCAACACCCAGCCGGTGATGTTGACGGCGGGCGTTGCTTTCTTCGACGCCTGGCGCGCTGCTGGTGGCCGTATGCCCGACATGGTGGCGGGTCACAGCCTGGGCGAATACGCCGCGCTGGTGGCTGCAGGTGCACTCAGCCTGGAAGATGCCGTGCGCCTGGTGCGCATTCGTGCCGACGCCATGCAACGTGCGGTGCCGGTCGGTACCGGTGGCATGGCCGCCATTCTCGGTCTGGATGACGACACGGTTCGCGCAGTGTGCGCGCAGTCGGGGCAGGGCGAGATTGTCGAGGCCGTCAACTTCAATGCGCCTGCACAGGTCGTGATTGCCGGCCACGCCGCTGCCGTCACGCGTGCATGCGAAGCTGCCAAGGCGGCTGGTGCAAAACGCGCGCTGCCGCTGCCCGTGTCGGCACCGTTCCACTCCAGCCTGATGCGTCCGGCTGCCGATGAACTGGCAGCCGCATTGGCTGGCATCACGATCTCGGCACCGTCGATCACGGTCGTCAACAACGTCGACGTGGCAACGCCGACCGATGCTGCGGCGATTCGCGATGCGCTGGTGCGCCAGGCCTGGCACCCCGTGCGCTGGGTCGAGACTGTGCAGTTCTTCAAGGCGCAAGGCGTCACCCATCTTATCGAGTGCGGCCCGGGCAAGGTTCTGGCCGGTCTCACCAAGCGCATCGATGGCGAATTGACTGCGCTTGCGATCACCGACCCGGCATCGCTTGACGCGGCGCTGGCAGCCATCGCTTAA
- a CDS encoding beta-ketoacyl-ACP synthase III, with amino-acid sequence MSAVTSIWSKLVGSGSCLPPRVVSNDDLAADLATRGIETSDQWIVERTGIRQRHIAERGVTTSQLGTEAAKRALADAGVDASEVDLIVVATSTPDFVFPSTACLIQANIGATNAAAFDVQAVCTGFIYALTTADSFIRAGRARCALVIGAEVFSRILDWSDRGTCVLFGDGAGAVVLKASDEPGLLSAKLHSDGSQMKILCAAGNVAYGEVTGDPFLRMEGQAVFKLAVNVLDKVAREVSEEAGISVADIDWLIPHQANVRILNAVARKLDLPSERVVVTVDQHANTSAASVPLALDVARRDGRIKPGQLVMLQGVGGGFTWGAALVRM; translated from the coding sequence ATGAGCGCAGTCACGTCAATCTGGTCCAAGCTTGTTGGGTCGGGGAGCTGCCTGCCGCCACGCGTCGTCAGCAACGATGATCTCGCTGCAGACCTTGCAACGCGTGGTATCGAGACCTCTGACCAGTGGATCGTCGAACGCACCGGCATTCGTCAGCGTCATATCGCCGAGCGCGGTGTGACCACCAGCCAGCTGGGTACCGAAGCTGCCAAGCGCGCACTGGCCGATGCCGGTGTCGATGCGTCTGAAGTCGATCTGATCGTGGTGGCGACCTCCACGCCCGATTTTGTCTTCCCCAGCACGGCCTGCCTGATCCAGGCCAATATCGGCGCGACCAACGCTGCTGCCTTCGATGTGCAGGCGGTGTGTACCGGCTTCATCTATGCGTTGACGACGGCTGACAGCTTCATCCGAGCTGGTCGGGCGCGTTGTGCACTGGTGATCGGGGCCGAAGTGTTCTCGCGCATCCTGGACTGGAGCGATCGCGGCACCTGCGTGCTGTTCGGTGACGGTGCGGGTGCAGTGGTGTTGAAGGCTTCCGACGAACCCGGTCTGCTGTCGGCCAAGTTGCATTCCGACGGCTCGCAGATGAAGATCCTGTGCGCAGCCGGCAACGTGGCGTATGGCGAAGTGACCGGCGACCCGTTCCTGCGTATGGAAGGGCAGGCCGTGTTCAAGTTGGCGGTCAACGTGCTCGACAAGGTCGCACGCGAAGTCAGCGAAGAAGCTGGTATAAGCGTTGCCGACATCGACTGGTTGATTCCGCACCAGGCCAATGTCCGCATCTTGAACGCCGTGGCGCGCAAGCTGGACCTGCCCAGCGAGCGTGTGGTGGTCACGGTGGACCAGCATGCCAACACGTCTGCGGCAAGCGTGCCGCTGGCGCTGGATGTGGCGCGTCGGGACGGTCGTATCAAACCCGGACAGCTGGTTATGCTACAAGGCGTCGGTGGTGGTTTCACTTGGGGCGCGGCGCTGGTCCGCATGTAA
- the plsX gene encoding phosphate acyltransferase PlsX: MIRIAIDCMGGDHGLPVTIPAALNFRDHHPDVHLLLVGLQDQIEAQLASARSALGRDRLEIVAATEVVAMDDPVEVALRRKKDSSMRVAATLVKDGRADACISAGNTGAWMAISRYVLKTLDGIDRPAISTALPNQKGGVTYMLDLGANVDCTAQHLLQFAIMGTAMVAAIEQRQKPTVGLLNIGEEVIKGNDIVKQAAELLRASPLNFTGNVEGNDIYTGVVDVVVCDGFVGNVVLKASEGLAKMLGSFIKEEFKRSPLTLLMGAVAKPVLGRFRNRVDHRRYNGAALLGLRGVVIKSHGSADAYAFECALKRARGAVANDMLSLTTQVVAQINQSLQTPAESTLTRVDAGANAQSSHGDRQ, encoded by the coding sequence ATGATCCGAATTGCGATCGACTGCATGGGGGGCGATCACGGTCTCCCCGTGACGATCCCTGCTGCCCTGAATTTCCGCGACCATCATCCTGATGTGCATCTGCTGCTGGTTGGCTTGCAGGATCAGATCGAGGCGCAGCTTGCCTCGGCGCGTAGTGCGCTGGGTCGTGACCGTTTGGAAATCGTTGCGGCGACTGAAGTCGTTGCGATGGATGACCCGGTCGAAGTCGCCTTGCGGCGAAAGAAAGATTCCTCGATGCGCGTGGCTGCGACCCTCGTGAAAGATGGTCGTGCCGACGCCTGCATATCCGCCGGCAACACCGGTGCCTGGATGGCGATCTCGCGCTATGTACTGAAGACCCTGGACGGCATCGACCGCCCGGCGATCTCCACTGCCTTGCCCAATCAGAAGGGTGGGGTCACGTACATGCTTGACCTGGGTGCCAACGTCGATTGCACGGCGCAGCACCTGTTGCAATTCGCCATCATGGGTACTGCCATGGTGGCCGCCATCGAACAGCGGCAAAAGCCCACGGTGGGCCTGCTCAACATCGGTGAAGAAGTCATCAAGGGCAATGACATCGTCAAGCAGGCGGCTGAATTGCTGCGTGCCAGCCCGTTGAACTTCACTGGCAATGTCGAAGGCAACGATATTTATACCGGCGTGGTCGATGTGGTCGTCTGTGACGGTTTCGTCGGCAACGTCGTGCTCAAGGCCTCTGAAGGCCTGGCCAAGATGCTTGGCAGCTTCATCAAGGAAGAGTTCAAGCGCTCGCCGCTGACGCTCCTGATGGGCGCTGTTGCCAAGCCTGTGCTTGGCCGCTTCCGCAATCGCGTCGACCATCGTCGGTACAACGGTGCAGCCTTGCTCGGTCTGCGAGGCGTGGTCATCAAAAGCCACGGCTCTGCCGATGCCTATGCATTCGAATGCGCACTGAAGCGCGCACGCGGTGCGGTAGCCAACGATATGTTGTCGCTTACCACGCAGGTGGTGGCGCAAATCAACCAAAGTCTGCAGACGCCTGCCGAATCGACGCTTACGCGTGTCGACGCAGGTGCCAACGCACAGTCCAGCCACGGAGATCGTCAATGA
- the rpmF gene encoding 50S ribosomal protein L32: protein MAVQQNKKSPSKRGNHRAHDFLINPPTAIEPSTGEVHLRHHISPNGFYRGVKVIKTKNDE from the coding sequence ATGGCTGTTCAGCAAAATAAGAAGTCGCCGTCGAAGCGTGGCAACCACCGCGCCCACGATTTTTTGATCAACCCGCCGACGGCCATCGAGCCGAGCACGGGTGAAGTGCACCTGCGTCACCACATCAGCCCCAACGGCTTTTATCGTGGCGTCAAGGTCATCAAGACCAAGAACGACGAGTGA
- a CDS encoding YceD family protein produces MVAFLIDAFDFVRQPGREAQGAVALEDMERLVEDLPIQNSDARWHAKSERGPLGEPLIRLTIDAEVVLECQRCLADFALPLHTEAVLHIVKTEAQLNADDIVHEGDDDGEGDEDDVGASALPERVLGSPRFDLLEQVEDELILCVPYVPRHDVCPEPLVVPASVSEDVSAKKADNDGQQDPSSTDEAVDGAEGKRPSPFAVLAQLKTRKP; encoded by the coding sequence ATGGTCGCGTTTCTGATCGACGCCTTTGATTTTGTGCGTCAACCCGGGCGCGAGGCGCAGGGGGCTGTGGCGCTCGAAGATATGGAGCGTCTGGTTGAAGATCTGCCGATCCAGAACTCGGATGCCCGCTGGCATGCCAAGTCTGAACGGGGCCCGTTGGGCGAGCCGTTGATCCGTCTGACCATCGATGCTGAAGTGGTGCTGGAATGTCAGCGATGTCTGGCTGATTTTGCCTTGCCGCTGCACACCGAGGCAGTCCTGCACATCGTCAAAACCGAAGCGCAGCTCAATGCCGACGACATCGTTCACGAAGGCGATGATGACGGCGAGGGCGACGAAGATGATGTCGGCGCAAGCGCCTTGCCCGAACGCGTGTTAGGATCGCCCCGCTTCGATCTGCTTGAACAGGTCGAAGATGAGCTGATCTTGTGCGTGCCGTATGTGCCGCGTCACGATGTCTGTCCAGAGCCGCTGGTAGTGCCAGCATCGGTTTCGGAAGATGTCTCTGCCAAAAAAGCAGATAATGACGGGCAGCAAGACCCAAGCAGTACTGATGAAGCGGTTGACGGCGCGGAAGGCAAGCGGCCATCCCCCTTCGCAGTACTGGCGCAACTCAAGACGCGCAAGCCCTGA